In Cycloclasticus sp., a single genomic region encodes these proteins:
- a CDS encoding DUF692 domain-containing protein, whose amino-acid sequence MIANANRPFLGFGLGLRTEHYQHVIEHKPQVDWFEILSENYMVPGGKPLANLDKIRADYPMVMHGVSMSIGSTDPLNKGYLSDLKKLIERIEPCWYSDHLCWTQFAHTNSHDLLPLPYNETTIEHLASRISQVQDFIGRPMLIENLSSYVTYNESVMSEWQFLNEIAKRSGCYILLDINNIFVSAHNHHFNPQDYINGIDKERVMQFHLAGHSTQEGMLIDTHDHEVCDPVWQLYEYALKRFGAVSTMIERDDNIPAFSELREELRIAEKIATKTLNSRELLLNQRAILKGVT is encoded by the coding sequence ATGATCGCCAATGCTAATCGCCCCTTTTTAGGGTTTGGTTTAGGCTTACGCACGGAGCATTATCAACACGTGATAGAGCATAAGCCTCAGGTAGACTGGTTCGAGATTCTTTCAGAAAACTACATGGTGCCGGGGGGCAAGCCGCTTGCAAATTTAGACAAAATTCGCGCCGATTACCCGATGGTGATGCACGGCGTCTCAATGTCGATTGGTAGCACCGATCCACTCAATAAAGGCTATTTAAGCGATTTAAAAAAACTGATTGAACGCATTGAGCCCTGTTGGTACTCCGATCATTTGTGTTGGACGCAATTTGCCCATACAAACAGCCACGACTTGCTGCCTCTCCCTTATAACGAAACAACTATTGAGCACCTTGCCAGCCGCATTAGCCAAGTCCAAGACTTTATTGGCCGACCCATGCTTATTGAAAACCTATCGAGCTATGTGACCTATAACGAATCGGTGATGAGCGAATGGCAGTTCTTGAATGAAATAGCCAAGCGCTCTGGCTGTTATATTTTGCTCGATATTAATAATATTTTTGTTAGCGCACATAACCACCATTTCAACCCTCAAGACTATATCAACGGCATTGATAAGGAACGTGTTATGCAATTTCACCTAGCCGGCCACAGCACTCAGGAAGGCATGCTTATCGACACTCACGACCACGAGGTATGCGATCCCGTTTGGCAGCTCTACGAATACGCGCTTAAGCGCTTTGGAGCCGTTAGCACGATGATAGAACGCGACGATAATATCCCCGCCTTCAGTGAATTAAGAGAGGAGCTTCGTATCGCTGAAAAAATAGCCACGAAAACCTTAAACTCCCGTGAATTACTTCTTAACCAACG